In Streptomyces qaidamensis, one DNA window encodes the following:
- a CDS encoding CASTOR/POLLUX-related putative ion channel, whose translation MGQRRAPWGDRARYWFDSTLARGASAIVGWMALLCLAVVVPASAVVVWTDPDAPESLPDRLAAVWHLTGETLRLGGATGAPLRVTMSVLLALVALLYVSTLVGLITTALTERLTALRRGRSTVLEHGHVVVLGWSEQVFTVVSELVAANANQRRAAVAVLADRDKTAMEEALSTKVGPVGRTRLICRSGPTTDPAVLTLTSPATAGVVLVLPRDEPDADAEVVKTLLALRAALPGEGVPPPVVAAVRDDRYRLAASLAAGPGGIVLESDTVTARLIVQAARRPGLSLVHQELLDFAGDEFYLVTEPTLTGRPFGDALLSYPTSSVVGIVRGETPLLNPPPQTPLAEDDLLVVISRDDDTVWPADCADSVEKAAMASGPVTPARPERILLLGWNRRAPLMVDQLRRRARPGSAVDVVADGGEETVRGVSEADAHHGTDLRLTLYPGDVTSPETLRGLDVHSYDSVIVLGQDPAPGQPPDEPDNRTLVTLLLLRRLEEASGRELPVVTELVDDRNRALAPLGPGADVIISGKLIGLLMAQISQNRHLAAVFEELFSADGTGIRLRPAGDYVLPGCETTFATVVAAARQRGECAIGYRSHDDASTSPGYGVRINPPKTGRRRWTADDEVIVVGRD comes from the coding sequence GTGGGGCAGCGGCGCGCTCCGTGGGGTGACCGGGCCCGTTACTGGTTCGACAGCACGCTGGCCCGCGGTGCCTCGGCGATCGTCGGCTGGATGGCGCTGCTGTGTCTGGCCGTCGTCGTCCCGGCCAGCGCGGTGGTGGTGTGGACCGACCCGGACGCGCCGGAGTCGCTGCCCGACCGGCTGGCGGCGGTGTGGCACCTCACCGGCGAGACCCTCCGGCTGGGCGGCGCGACGGGTGCGCCGCTGCGCGTGACGATGTCGGTGCTGCTCGCCCTGGTCGCCCTGCTGTACGTCTCGACGCTCGTCGGCCTGATCACGACGGCGCTCACGGAGCGGCTCACCGCGTTGCGACGGGGCCGCTCCACCGTGCTGGAACACGGGCACGTCGTGGTCCTGGGCTGGTCGGAGCAGGTCTTCACAGTGGTGAGCGAACTGGTGGCCGCCAACGCCAACCAGCGGCGCGCGGCGGTGGCAGTGCTGGCCGACCGGGACAAGACCGCCATGGAGGAGGCCCTGAGCACCAAGGTGGGCCCCGTCGGCCGTACGCGGCTGATCTGCCGCAGCGGCCCCACCACCGACCCGGCGGTGCTCACCCTGACCAGCCCTGCGACGGCAGGCGTTGTGCTGGTCCTGCCGCGTGACGAGCCGGACGCCGATGCCGAGGTGGTCAAGACGCTGCTGGCGCTGCGGGCTGCCCTGCCCGGGGAAGGCGTTCCCCCGCCCGTCGTGGCAGCCGTCCGGGACGACCGCTACCGGCTGGCCGCCTCACTCGCCGCCGGACCGGGCGGCATCGTGCTGGAGAGCGACACCGTCACCGCCCGGCTGATCGTCCAGGCCGCCCGCCGCCCCGGGCTCTCGCTCGTCCACCAGGAGCTCCTCGACTTCGCCGGCGACGAGTTCTACCTGGTCACCGAACCGACCCTGACCGGACGTCCGTTCGGGGACGCGCTGCTGTCCTACCCGACGTCGAGCGTCGTCGGGATCGTGCGCGGCGAGACCCCACTGCTCAACCCGCCGCCCCAGACGCCCCTCGCCGAGGACGACCTGCTCGTCGTCATCTCCCGGGACGACGACACGGTCTGGCCGGCCGACTGCGCGGACTCGGTCGAGAAGGCGGCGATGGCGTCCGGCCCCGTGACCCCGGCACGGCCCGAGCGGATCCTCCTGCTGGGCTGGAACCGCCGAGCTCCGCTCATGGTCGACCAGTTGCGCCGCCGGGCCCGGCCCGGATCGGCGGTCGACGTGGTGGCGGACGGCGGTGAGGAGACGGTCCGGGGGGTGAGCGAGGCCGACGCGCACCACGGCACCGACCTGCGCCTGACCCTGTACCCCGGCGACGTCACGAGTCCGGAGACCCTGCGGGGTCTGGACGTGCACTCCTACGACAGCGTGATCGTGCTCGGCCAGGACCCCGCTCCCGGGCAGCCGCCGGACGAGCCCGACAACCGCACGCTCGTCACCCTCCTGCTGCTGCGCCGGCTGGAGGAAGCCTCCGGACGCGAACTCCCCGTCGTCACGGAACTGGTCGACGACCGCAACCGGGCACTGGCACCCCTGGGCCCCGGAGCAGACGTGATCATCAGCGGCAAGCTCATCGGCCTGCTGATGGCGCAGATCTCCCAGAACCGGCACCTCGCAGCGGTGTTCGAGGAACTGTTCTCCGCCGACGGCACCGGCATCCGCCTGCGGCCGGCCGGCGACTACGTGCTGCCCGGCTGTGAGACGACCTTCGCCACGGTCGTGGCCGCGGCGCGGCAGCGCGGTGAGTGCGCCATCGGCTACCGGAGCCACGACGACGCGTCGACGAGTCCGGGTTATGGCGTGCGGATCAACCCGCCCAAAACCGGGCGACGCAGATGGACGGCCGACGACGAGGTGATCGTCGTGGGCAGGGACTGA